Within Micromonospora narathiwatensis, the genomic segment CCACGCTTGCAGACGCCGCGCATGAGCTTCTCCCTCCGTTCGTGGGGGCCGGCCCGGCGCCCGCCCCGGTCACCCCAGGTTGGCCGCCCGGGACGGGGCGGCGGAACCCTCGGTGGCGGTCGAGGTCATTCGAAGGTGTTCGAGCGGCGCGGCGACCGCGCGTGCGCGGCGGTGCGGCCAGAGCGGTGCCAGCGCGAGCACCGCCACCGCTCCCAGCAGCCCGCTCACCCCGACCACCGTGGTCGCGGCCCACCGTTCGGCGGCCAGGCCCGCCAGAACCATCGCCCCGCCCTGGAGCCCGGCCAGGCCGGTGATGGCGACGCCGAACGCCCGCCCCCGGAATTCCGTCGGCACCGCCCGTCCGAACAGCGCGTTCAGCGGAATGGCGAAAGCGCTGCCGGCGCCGACCAGCACCAGCAGGCCCAGCACGATCCACAGCGGAGGGCCGAACGCGACCACCGTCAGCAGCGCGGCGGAGAGCACCGCGAGCGGCAGGATGAGCCGGGGTCTGGTGCCCGGAGGGCACCAGCGGGTGAGGATCACCGCACCCGCGGCCGTACCCAGCGGCGCCGCTGCCAGCAGCAGTCCGACCGTCTCGGGTCCGCCGCCGTACTGCCGGGCCAGCGGCGCCATCAGCCCCTCGGCGGCGTAGGTGAAGGCGCTGGCCACCCAGAGGACGAGGACGTACGCGCGCAGCCGGCGGTCGGTGAACACGACCCGCAACCCGACGGAGGGGCCGCCCCGTGTCGGCCCCTCCGGACGGGTCGGGAATCCGCGGGGACGTACCCCGATCCCGATGAGCACCGCCGAGACCAGGAAGGTCGCCGCGTCGACCACCAGCGCGCCCCGCAGCGAGAACGCCGCGACCAGGCCGCCCCCGGCGGCGAAGCCGAGCACCTGGACGACCTGGGCGGTGGTGTTGTCCAGGCCGTTGGCCAACGGGTAGCGATCGCCGTCGAGCACCTCGGGCAGCAACGCCGCCCGCGCGGCCACGAACGGTGGCCGCAGCAGGTTCACCATGAACAGCAGCGCCACCAGAGCGGGAGCGGGGACGCCGGGCAGCGCCGCCAGGGGGATGAGCAACGCACGGGCCACGTCGCACCCGATCAGCACCCGCCGTCGTGGAAACCGGTCGGCCAGGCCGGACAGCAGCGGCCCGCCGGCCAGCCAGGCCAGGTACGAACTGGCGTAGCCCGCGGCGGCCAGCGCCGCCGACCCGGTGCCGGTGTAGACGAGATAGGCCACCGTGACGGCCGTGAGCTGGTCGCCGAGCAGGGACAACAGGTACGCCGTGAAGAGGTAGCGGTATTCGCGGACCGCGAACACCTCGGCGTACGTCGCGGCGCGCTCGGTCACCACAGGTCTCCTCGATCGGGTGACTCCAGACCGTAACGGTCGGGGTGGCAGCGAAGGCGGCCTCAGCCGTTCGGGTCCGTTCGGCTCCGTTCGGGAATGCGCGATCTCCTATGCCCGGGAAGGCGCCGGTCACCAGACTGGCCTGCGCACGGGTCGGTCCCACCCCGGTCGGCGACACTCTCACCTGGAGGCTCCGTTGAGCACGTCCACGCCGCTGACGTTCGGCCAACTCGCCATCTGGCGGGACGTGGAATCCGTGCCCAGGGACCGGTGGCACGAGCCCAACCTCGCCCAGATCTGGGCCCTGCCCGCCGGGATCGGGTTGACCGCGGTCCGGGACGCGCTCGCCGCCCTGGTCCGTCGCCACGGCTCGTTGCGGACCACCTACGACCTCACCGATCCGGCCGCGCCCCGGCAGGTGACGCATCCGGCCCAGCGGCCGGACGTCACGGTCGAGCGGAGCGCCGATCCGCGGCTCGACCTCGACGCGGTCCGCGAGCAGTGGGCGCGGCAGCCGTTCAGCCTGGTCCGCGAGCCACCCTGGCGGGCCGCCATAGTCGCCACCGCGGACACCCCGACGCACCTGGTTCTGGTGCACCACCACATCGTCGGCGACGGCGCGGCCACGGCGATCCTCCGGCGGGACTTCGTCGCGGCGCTCGCCGGCACACTCGACGACGCCGTCTCCGGACCGGCCACCATCTCGGCGTACGAGCAGTCGCCCGCCGGACGACAACGTGCCGCGGCGGCGCTCGACCACTGGGCGAAGCTGTTCACCGAGGTGCCGCCCCTGGCCCTCGGGCAGCCGCCGTTCGTGGAGGCCAGGCTGGCATCCAGGGACCTCACCCGGGCGGCGCGGCGGGTCTCGGCGCGGCTGCGCGTCTCCGTCGCCAACGTGGTGCTCGCCGCGTACTGCGCCGGCCTCTTCGCGCTCACCGACGACCACCGGTTGGCGGTCCGCGTGCTGTCGGCGAATCGGTTCGACCCGTACCGGCGGGACGTCGTGACGTCGATGAACCAGTGGATCTCCACCCCGGTCGACCGGCCGTCCGGGCCCGACCTCGCCGAACTGGTCCGCGAGGTCGGCAAACGCACCCGGGTCGCGTACGCCCACGGCGTCTACGACGTGGACCGGATGTTCCGGCTGCTGGACGAGGCGGGCCACCGCCGGGCCGAGTACGACAGCACCTGGTCGTTCAACTTCATCCCGCGCGGCCCGGACGGTCCGGGGCAGGCGCACGCGGACGCCCCCGGCCCGCAGGACGAGACGGTGTCCTGGGCGGCGCCCTTCTCGTCCGTCGGGCCCCGCTACTACCTGCGCGTCGTCGAGGGCCCCGCGCTCACGTTCGAACTGCGGGTCCCGGTCGGCCGGTCGGCCGTCGCCGCGAAACTGCTCCGTCGGATGCACCAGGCTCTCCTCGACGCCGACCGTTCCGGCTGAGCGGACGATGAGGTACCAGCGCGGCGAACTGTGGCGTCATTCCGACTTCCGCAAACTGTGGTTCGGCGAGAGCGTCTCGCTGATCGGCACCTACGCGACCCAGCTCGTGTTTCCCCTGGTGGCGGTGACGTACCTGCACGCGTCACCCACCGAACTGGGCGTGGTGTCGGCCGCCCAGTTCGCGCCCGCCCTGCTGCTGACGCTCGTCGCCGGCCACTGGGCGGACCGGGTCGGCCACCGTCCCATGCTGGTCGGGTCCAACCTCGCCCGGATGGCCACGCTCGCCGCCGCCGTCGCGCTGCTGGAGACGGGCGGCCTGCGGGTGTGGAGCTGGTGCGTCGTCGCCTTCGTCCTGGGCACGTTCACCGCGGCGTTCGACGTGGCGTGGCACTCGTACCTGCCGGTCGTGGTGGAACGGCGGCACCTCGTCGAGGGCAACGCGAAGATGCAGGCCTCCTACTCGGTCGCGCAACTCGCGGGCGCCGGCCTGGGCGGGTGGTTGCTCAAGGTGCTCAGCCCGGCGGCCGCGTTCCTCCTCGACATCGCCTCGTACGCGTTCTCCGTCGTCGCCCTGCTCGCGATCCGGACGCGGGAACCCCGCCGGGCGAAGCCGCCCGGCACCGATGAGTCGACGTCGCGGCGTCTGACACACGGCGTCCGGCTCCTCTGGCGAGACCGGGTGCTGCGCGCGTTGCTGCTGGAAGGAACGTGGTTCAACCTCTGCGAGCAGGCCCTGTTGACGCTGTTCATGATCTACGCGGTGCGGTTCCTCGACCTGGACGCCGGTCAGGTCGGCCTCTGCGTCGCGCTGGGCAGCATCGGCGCGGTCGCCGGATCCGTCGTCGCCGCCGACCTGGAACGGCGATGGGGAACCGCCAGGACGCTCGTGGTCGCCATCGGGCTCGCCTCGGGCAGCCCGGTCCTGGTGCCGCTGGCGAACGGCCCGCAGTTCGTGGCCGTCGCGCTCATCGTGCTGTCGTTCAACCTGTACGGGCTCGGCCTCACCGTCTTCAACGTCCACAACCTCAGTCAGCGGCAGGCCCGTACCGACCCGGCCGCCCTCGGTCGGGTGACAGCGGCGTTCAGCACCATCGCCCTCGGTGCCCTACCGCTCGGTGCCGTCGTCGGCGGCCTCCTCGGAGACCTGCTCGGCGTACGGCTGGGCCTCACCGTGGTGGCCGCGGCGTTCGTCGCCGGCTGGTTGCTGTTCGCGCTCACCCTGCCGCGGCTGTTCGACGCGCCATCGCCGGCACCGGCACCGGCCCCCGCCGCCCCGGCGACCGTCGCCGGCGAACCGCCGCCCTGACCCGACCCATCCCCCAAGGAGAAGGAATGCCCGATCAGCTCGCCGTTCCGTTGTCCCCGGCGCACCGGCTCCTGGCCTGGGTCGACGAGGTCGCCCCGGGCATGGTCTTCGGGCCACGCTTCGTCTGCCTCGGCGGCTACCGCCTCACCGGCCCGCTCGACGTGCCGGTGCTGCGGGGCGCGCTCGACCGGCTCGTCGTGCGACACGAGGCGCTGCGTACGGTGATCGCGGGAGACGGTCCGGCACCGCGTCCACGCGTCACGCCGCCCGCGCCGGTGCCGCTGGTCGAGGTACCGCCCGACGCCCTGGTCGACACGCTTGTCGCCGGCGCCTACCCGCCCGGATCGGTGCCGCCGCTCTGGGCCTACCTGGCCCGCCACGGCGACGCGGACGCCACGCTCGTCCTGGTGGCTCAGCACACGGTCGCGGACCCCTGGTCGATGCGGATCCTCATCGCCGACCTGCTGCGCGGCTACGCCGACCGGCTCGTCGGGCGCAACGAGGGCCAGAACCAGGCGGGGACGCCGCCGGGCCGGCATCAGGTCCCGGCCACGCGCGACGGGAACGACGAGCAGCGCACGCGGCGGTTGACGGATCACTGGCGACAGGTGCTGACCGAGGTACGCCCGCTGCCACCCGACACCGCCGCGCCGGGCGGGGCACCCCGCCACGCGGAGACCCGCTTCCCGCTCTCCATCACCGACCAGCGGCTGCGGGCCGCCGCCCGTACCCGACGCACCACCCCCTTCGTCCTGCTGCTCAGCGGATTCATCGGCGCGCTCGCCGCGTACACCGGCGCGACCGACCTGACGGTGCCGGTGCTGACCTACGGGCGTGGCCGGTCCGACTGGGAGACCGTCGGCCTGTTCATGAACGCGTTGCCCGTACGGGTGGACCTGTCCGGCGACCCGACCCCCGGCGAGACGCTGCACCGGGTACGCGTCGCGTTCACCACCGCGTTCGCCCGCGAGGTGCCGCTGGCCGACCTGGTGTCGCGCCTGCCCGAGGCGGCTCGCCTCTTCGCTCCGGACGGCCCGGCCAGCGCCCAGTTCGAGGTCATCCAGCTGCCACCCACGCCGCCGTCCGGGCCGCTGGCGTGCCGGCCGATCCGCCTGCCCGCCGGGCTGCCGCTCGGTGGCCCGGTGATCCCGGTCAACGGTCTCGCGGTCTGGCTCGAACAGGGCCCCGAGGGCGGCTACTCAGGGACCGTCCGCTACCGCGCCGACCTGTTTTCGCAGCCCACCGTCGAGCGGCTCGTGACCGGCTACGCGGACCGACTCGAACGGCTGGTCGGCCCGTGACGGCGGCCACCGGCGGTGCGTTCGCGCACCCCGGACACATCCTGGATCTGCTGGAGCCGTGGCTGCGGCCCGGGTCGGCGGCCCCCGCCGTGGTCGACCCCGCCGGCTCGCTGACCTACGGCGAGCTCGACGGGATGACCCGCCGGATCGCCGCCGACCTGCGCGGTCAGGGCCTGTCGCTGGGCGACCCGGTCATCGTGCACGCCCGGCTCTCCGGCTGGGCCGTGGTCGCCCTGCTCGCCGTGCTGCGGGCCGGTGGACGCTACGTCCCGGTGGACGCGGCGTTCCCGATCGAACGGCAGCGGCGCACGTACCAGCTCAGCGGGGCGAAGCTGGTGCTGGCCGAGCCGGGCGTCCCACCGATACCCGGGCCGTGGCGCACCGTCGAGGTCGGCCCGGCCACCGGCGCCGCCCCACCGCCGGACCGGCCCGCCCGCGGGCCCGACGCCTACACGTACTTCACCAGCGGCACGACCGGGCAGGCCAAGCCGGTGACGGTGCCGGCGGCGGCGCTGGCGTACTCGACGGCCGCGCGCCTGGCGTACTACCCGGACCCGGTCGAGGGCTTCCTGCTCTGCTCGTCGATCGCGTTCGACAGCTCGGTGGCGGGCATCTTCTGGACGCTGGCCGGCGGCGGGCGTCTGATCATCCCCAGCGACCGGCCGGCGAACCTGCTCGCGGTGCGGCGCGCAGCAGTCCGGCACCGGCCGTCGCACCTGCTGATGGTGCCCTCGCTCTACGGCGTGCTGCTGAGATCGGCCGACCCGGCGCACCTGGCCGGCCTGACCGCCGTGGTCGTCGCGGGCGAGGTGTGTCCGCCCGCCCTGGTCGCGCGGCACTTCGCCGTGCTGCCCGACACGGCCCTCTACAACGAGTACGGGCCGACCGAGTGCACGGTCTGGAGCACCGTGCACCGGTGCGCTCCGGCCGACGGCCAGGCGCCCACGGTGCCGATCGGCGCTCCGATCCCGGGCACGACCGTGACGCTGCGTACGCCACAGGGCGGGACAGCGGTGCCGCCGGGAGCGATCGGGGAGATCTGGATCGACGGCCCCGGCGTGGCGAGCGGCAGCGGGCCGTACCGCTCCGGCGACCTCGCCAGCGTCGGCCCGGACGGTCTGCTGCGCTTCCACGGACGTGCCGACGAACAGCTCAAACTCGGCGGTGTCCGGATCGAACTGGCCGAGATCGAGCAGGCGCTGACCGGCCACCCGGACATCACGGCCGGTGCCGTCGGGCGATCGGTGGCCGACCCGGCGCGGGCCCAGCTGGTCGCGTTCGTGGTGGCCGACCAGCCGGTGGACACCCGGGCGTTGCGCGCGCACCTGCTGGCCCGGCTGCCGGCGGTCGCCGTCCCGGCCCGCTACGTCGTGCTGGACCGACTGCCCACCCAGCCGAACGGCAAACTCGACCGAGGCGCGTTGAACCGGCTGGCGTCCGGCCACTGAGGCCCGGCACGTCGACCATTCCCGGGCCACCAGCGAGCCGCACCGGCCGCCGGCTCAACGCGCGGTGGCGACCAGCGGCAGCCGCCGAATCCCCGCCAGCCACGTCGACCGGACGTACTCGACGTCGCCGGCGGGCTCGAACGACGAGAAGCGGCGGAACAGCTCCGTGAAGAATGTGCGCAGGGCCAGTCGCGCGATGGGTGCCCCGATGCAGTAGTGATGGCCGTCGCCGAAGCTGAGGTGCCGGTTGGGGGTGCGCCGGACGTCGAACCGGTGCGGGTCGGCGAACACCCGCTCATCGCGGTTCGCGGAGCCGATCCAGACCACCACCGCGTCACCCGCCGCGATGGCCACGTCGCCCATCCGTGCGTCCTGCGTCGCGCAGCGCAGGAAGTGCCGGGCCGGGGCGGCCCAGCGCAGCGCCTCCTCGATCCCGGAGTCCAACAGGTCGGGCTGCCGGGCCCACTCGGCGTACCCGCCCGAGCGGGACAATTCGAGCAGCGCCGCGTTCGGCACGTGCGGGATCGCGGCGCTGGCGCCGAGCAGCAGGCTGTAGCAGTTCGCCACGACCGCACCCGCGCTCAACGACCGGCCCTCCACGGTCATCGACGCCAGTACGTCCACCAGGTCGCCGCGCGGGCGACGCCGGTGCGCCAGGACCAGGTTGAGCAGGTATCCGAAGAGTTCCCGGTGGGCTCGTCGCAGCGTCGCCTCGACGCCCTCCGGCAACCGGTAGGCCGCATCGTCCTCGGCCACCGACATGCCCACCAGCCGTGCCAGCCGTGGCCAGTCCGCCGCGGGGATGCCGAACAGCGGACCGAGCACCGCCATCGGAAGCGCGCTGGTGATCGAGGCGAAGTCGACCGGCCCGCCGTCGAGGGCGGGGGAGAGCAGTCGGAGGACGTCCGCCTGCAACGACTCGGCGTGCCGTCGTACGGCCCGGACCGTCATCTCGCGCTGCACCGGCCGGCGTAGCTTGCCGTGTCGCGGCGGGTCGCTGGCGGAGAACTGCAGGTTGCTGGCGGGCTCCTCGCGGCCGAGCATGTTGAGGAATACCCCGCGGGTGGAGGTGAAGCCGGCATGGTCGGTCAGTACCCGTTCCGCGTCCGCGTAGCCGGTGACCGCCCAGAACCCGGATCCGCCCCCGACGGGCTGCCAGCGGACGGGCCGGTACGACCGCAGCGCCTGCC encodes:
- a CDS encoding MFS transporter, whose protein sequence is MTERAATYAEVFAVREYRYLFTAYLLSLLGDQLTAVTVAYLVYTGTGSAALAAAGYASSYLAWLAGGPLLSGLADRFPRRRVLIGCDVARALLIPLAALPGVPAPALVALLFMVNLLRPPFVAARAALLPEVLDGDRYPLANGLDNTTAQVVQVLGFAAGGGLVAAFSLRGALVVDAATFLVSAVLIGIGVRPRGFPTRPEGPTRGGPSVGLRVVFTDRRLRAYVLVLWVASAFTYAAEGLMAPLARQYGGGPETVGLLLAAAPLGTAAGAVILTRWCPPGTRPRLILPLAVLSAALLTVVAFGPPLWIVLGLLVLVGAGSAFAIPLNALFGRAVPTEFRGRAFGVAITGLAGLQGGAMVLAGLAAERWAATTVVGVSGLLGAVAVLALAPLWPHRRARAVAAPLEHLRMTSTATEGSAAPSRAANLG
- a CDS encoding condensation domain-containing protein, which gives rise to MSTSTPLTFGQLAIWRDVESVPRDRWHEPNLAQIWALPAGIGLTAVRDALAALVRRHGSLRTTYDLTDPAAPRQVTHPAQRPDVTVERSADPRLDLDAVREQWARQPFSLVREPPWRAAIVATADTPTHLVLVHHHIVGDGAATAILRRDFVAALAGTLDDAVSGPATISAYEQSPAGRQRAAAALDHWAKLFTEVPPLALGQPPFVEARLASRDLTRAARRVSARLRVSVANVVLAAYCAGLFALTDDHRLAVRVLSANRFDPYRRDVVTSMNQWISTPVDRPSGPDLAELVREVGKRTRVAYAHGVYDVDRMFRLLDEAGHRRAEYDSTWSFNFIPRGPDGPGQAHADAPGPQDETVSWAAPFSSVGPRYYLRVVEGPALTFELRVPVGRSAVAAKLLRRMHQALLDADRSG
- a CDS encoding MFS transporter, producing MRYQRGELWRHSDFRKLWFGESVSLIGTYATQLVFPLVAVTYLHASPTELGVVSAAQFAPALLLTLVAGHWADRVGHRPMLVGSNLARMATLAAAVALLETGGLRVWSWCVVAFVLGTFTAAFDVAWHSYLPVVVERRHLVEGNAKMQASYSVAQLAGAGLGGWLLKVLSPAAAFLLDIASYAFSVVALLAIRTREPRRAKPPGTDESTSRRLTHGVRLLWRDRVLRALLLEGTWFNLCEQALLTLFMIYAVRFLDLDAGQVGLCVALGSIGAVAGSVVAADLERRWGTARTLVVAIGLASGSPVLVPLANGPQFVAVALIVLSFNLYGLGLTVFNVHNLSQRQARTDPAALGRVTAAFSTIALGALPLGAVVGGLLGDLLGVRLGLTVVAAAFVAGWLLFALTLPRLFDAPSPAPAPAPAAPATVAGEPPP
- a CDS encoding condensation domain-containing protein, with translation MPDQLAVPLSPAHRLLAWVDEVAPGMVFGPRFVCLGGYRLTGPLDVPVLRGALDRLVVRHEALRTVIAGDGPAPRPRVTPPAPVPLVEVPPDALVDTLVAGAYPPGSVPPLWAYLARHGDADATLVLVAQHTVADPWSMRILIADLLRGYADRLVGRNEGQNQAGTPPGRHQVPATRDGNDEQRTRRLTDHWRQVLTEVRPLPPDTAAPGGAPRHAETRFPLSITDQRLRAAARTRRTTPFVLLLSGFIGALAAYTGATDLTVPVLTYGRGRSDWETVGLFMNALPVRVDLSGDPTPGETLHRVRVAFTTAFAREVPLADLVSRLPEAARLFAPDGPASAQFEVIQLPPTPPSGPLACRPIRLPAGLPLGGPVIPVNGLAVWLEQGPEGGYSGTVRYRADLFSQPTVERLVTGYADRLERLVGP
- a CDS encoding amino acid adenylation domain-containing protein; the encoded protein is MTAATGGAFAHPGHILDLLEPWLRPGSAAPAVVDPAGSLTYGELDGMTRRIAADLRGQGLSLGDPVIVHARLSGWAVVALLAVLRAGGRYVPVDAAFPIERQRRTYQLSGAKLVLAEPGVPPIPGPWRTVEVGPATGAAPPPDRPARGPDAYTYFTSGTTGQAKPVTVPAAALAYSTAARLAYYPDPVEGFLLCSSIAFDSSVAGIFWTLAGGGRLIIPSDRPANLLAVRRAAVRHRPSHLLMVPSLYGVLLRSADPAHLAGLTAVVVAGEVCPPALVARHFAVLPDTALYNEYGPTECTVWSTVHRCAPADGQAPTVPIGAPIPGTTVTLRTPQGGTAVPPGAIGEIWIDGPGVASGSGPYRSGDLASVGPDGLLRFHGRADEQLKLGGVRIELAEIEQALTGHPDITAGAVGRSVADPARAQLVAFVVADQPVDTRALRAHLLARLPAVAVPARYVVLDRLPTQPNGKLDRGALNRLASGH
- a CDS encoding cytochrome P450, which produces MTSPGSVDPELVDLSDARLFEHGEPHHVWQALRSYRPVRWQPVGGGSGFWAVTGYADAERVLTDHAGFTSTRGVFLNMLGREEPASNLQFSASDPPRHGKLRRPVQREMTVRAVRRHAESLQADVLRLLSPALDGGPVDFASITSALPMAVLGPLFGIPAADWPRLARLVGMSVAEDDAAYRLPEGVEATLRRAHRELFGYLLNLVLAHRRRPRGDLVDVLASMTVEGRSLSAGAVVANCYSLLLGASAAIPHVPNAALLELSRSGGYAEWARQPDLLDSGIEEALRWAAPARHFLRCATQDARMGDVAIAAGDAVVVWIGSANRDERVFADPHRFDVRRTPNRHLSFGDGHHYCIGAPIARLALRTFFTELFRRFSSFEPAGDVEYVRSTWLAGIRRLPLVATAR